A part of Kitasatospora acidiphila genomic DNA contains:
- a CDS encoding ferritin-like domain-containing protein — protein sequence MHSPSRRTLLASGALTAAGLLAACTAGSGRGSGSGGRAHDRAGAPKADPDLPLRTRAVAGADALLAQYAAVPVAAAGGAPLAQLQTEVAAERGALATGLPGGGAPGASGSPSGGAPGASGSPSSASPGAGHSPSGSPAGAAGLAAAEKSTALARLADLPAASPELARLLAAVAAAGALRAVRLGDQSPLPAPADQPSSATPSASGSPGAADPPSADATAALQAALAAEHAAVYAFGVVGAKLPPGPKRDDARICYAAHQARRDAWDRLLHGAGATPTAAAPGYRLPFPVPDATAAGQLAAEVEKRLTAVYGDLVAATTGDLRARAAAALSTAVLQCAHWGGTPGPLPGLPAAAAPSGSPR from the coding sequence ATGCATTCGCCCAGCCGGCGGACGTTACTGGCCTCCGGGGCGCTGACCGCCGCCGGTCTGCTGGCCGCCTGCACCGCCGGCTCGGGAAGAGGCTCCGGCTCCGGCGGCAGGGCGCACGACCGGGCCGGCGCACCGAAGGCCGATCCGGACCTGCCGCTGCGCACCCGGGCGGTGGCCGGCGCGGACGCGTTGCTCGCCCAGTACGCGGCGGTGCCGGTGGCGGCCGCCGGCGGGGCACCGCTGGCTCAGCTGCAGACCGAGGTGGCCGCCGAGCGGGGCGCGCTGGCCACCGGGCTGCCGGGCGGCGGGGCGCCCGGTGCCAGCGGTTCGCCGAGCGGCGGCGCGCCCGGTGCCAGCGGTTCGCCGAGCAGTGCGTCGCCCGGTGCCGGCCACTCACCGAGCGGCTCGCCCGCCGGGGCCGCCGGGCTGGCCGCCGCCGAGAAGAGCACCGCGCTGGCCCGGCTCGCCGACCTGCCCGCCGCCTCCCCCGAGCTCGCCCGGCTGCTCGCCGCGGTGGCGGCCGCCGGTGCGCTGCGGGCCGTCCGGCTCGGCGACCAGAGCCCGCTGCCCGCGCCCGCCGACCAGCCGTCGTCCGCCACGCCGTCGGCCTCCGGCTCGCCGGGCGCCGCCGATCCGCCGTCGGCCGACGCCACCGCCGCCCTGCAGGCCGCGCTGGCCGCCGAGCACGCGGCCGTCTACGCCTTCGGCGTGGTGGGCGCCAAGCTGCCGCCCGGCCCCAAGCGGGACGACGCCCGCATCTGCTACGCCGCCCACCAGGCCCGCCGGGACGCCTGGGACCGGCTGCTGCACGGCGCCGGTGCCACCCCGACCGCCGCCGCCCCCGGCTACCGGCTGCCGTTCCCGGTGCCGGACGCCACCGCGGCCGGGCAGCTGGCCGCCGAGGTGGAGAAGCGGCTCACCGCGGTCTACGGCGATCTGGTCGCGGCCACCACCGGCGACCTGCGGGCCCGGGCCGCCGCCGCGCTGTCCACCGCGGTGCTGCAGTGCGCCCACTGGGGTGGCACCCCCGGTCCGCTGCCCGGCCTGCCGGCCGCCGCCGCGCCGTCCGGTTCACCGCGCTGA
- the rimP gene encoding ribosome maturation factor RimP has translation MSTTPTDRLRALLEPLAEQAGLDLEDVKVTQAGSRRQLQIDVDADGGVDLDAIAEFSREVGQALDASDLMGSSAYLLEVGSPGVDRPLTEPRHWRRNTGRLVKIQLADGGEIVARILESDEDGALVEVQPVKGRGRPKERRLEFAEVAKARIQVEFNRKEDEQLLSDEETDEQPLAEEEEEA, from the coding sequence ATGAGCACCACCCCCACCGATCGGTTGCGTGCCTTGTTGGAGCCGCTGGCCGAGCAGGCGGGCCTGGACCTTGAGGACGTCAAGGTGACCCAGGCAGGCAGCCGCCGCCAGCTGCAGATCGACGTGGACGCCGACGGCGGCGTGGATCTGGACGCGATCGCCGAGTTCAGCCGCGAGGTCGGCCAGGCGCTGGACGCCAGCGACCTGATGGGCAGCTCGGCCTATCTGCTGGAGGTCGGTTCCCCGGGTGTGGACCGCCCGCTCACCGAGCCCCGCCACTGGCGCCGCAACACCGGCCGGCTGGTCAAGATCCAGCTGGCCGACGGCGGCGAGATCGTCGCGCGCATCCTGGAGAGCGACGAGGACGGCGCTCTGGTCGAGGTGCAGCCGGTGAAGGGCCGCGGCCGCCCCAAGGAGCGCAGGCTGGAGTTCGCCGAGGTGGCCAAGGCGCGGATCCAGGTGGAGTTCAACCGCAAGGAGGACGAGCAGCTGCTGTCCGACGAAGAGACGGACGAGCAGCCGCTCGCCGAGGAAGAAGAGGAGGCGTAG
- the nusA gene encoding transcription termination factor NusA — MDIDMSALRGLVTEKNIPFDLLVESIESALLIAYHRTEGSRRRARVELNRKTGHVTVWALEDASELEEGAEPKEFDDTPSGFGRIAATTAKQVILQRLRDAADDQTFGEYAGKEGDIVTGVVQQGNDPKNVLVDIGKLEAILPPQEQVPGEEYKHGTRLRSYVVAVRRGVRGASVTLSRTHPNLVKKLFALEVPEIADGSVEIAAIAREAGHRTKIAVVSRRPGLNAKGACIGPMGGRVRNVMAELHGEKIDIVDWSEDPAEMVASALSPARVTKVEIVDFQQRSARVIVPDYQLSLAIGKEGQNARLAARLTGWRIDIRPDTDGATEGADGESTAV; from the coding sequence GTGGACATCGACATGAGTGCCCTTCGTGGGCTGGTCACCGAGAAGAACATCCCGTTCGACCTGCTGGTCGAGTCGATCGAGTCGGCGCTCCTCATCGCCTACCACCGGACCGAGGGCTCGCGCCGCCGCGCCCGCGTCGAGCTGAACCGCAAGACCGGCCATGTGACCGTGTGGGCGCTTGAGGACGCGAGCGAGTTGGAGGAGGGCGCGGAGCCCAAGGAGTTCGACGACACCCCGAGCGGGTTCGGCCGGATCGCCGCCACCACCGCCAAGCAGGTGATCCTGCAGCGCCTGCGGGACGCCGCCGACGACCAGACCTTCGGCGAGTACGCGGGCAAGGAGGGCGACATCGTCACCGGTGTCGTCCAGCAGGGCAACGACCCGAAGAACGTGCTGGTGGACATCGGCAAGCTGGAGGCGATCCTGCCCCCGCAGGAGCAGGTCCCCGGCGAGGAGTACAAGCACGGCACCCGGCTGCGCAGCTACGTGGTGGCGGTGCGGCGCGGTGTCCGCGGCGCCTCGGTCACCCTGTCGCGCACCCACCCCAACCTGGTGAAGAAGCTCTTCGCCCTGGAGGTGCCGGAGATCGCCGACGGCTCGGTGGAGATCGCCGCGATCGCCCGCGAAGCCGGCCACCGCACCAAGATCGCCGTGGTGTCGCGCCGCCCGGGCCTGAACGCCAAGGGCGCCTGCATCGGCCCGATGGGCGGCCGGGTGCGCAATGTGATGGCCGAGCTGCACGGCGAGAAGATCGACATCGTCGACTGGTCGGAGGACCCGGCCGAGATGGTGGCGAGCGCGCTGTCCCCCGCCCGGGTGACCAAGGTCGAGATCGTCGACTTCCAGCAGCGCTCCGCCCGGGTGATCGTGCCCGACTACCAGCTCTCGCTGGCGATCGGCAAGGAGGGCCAGAACGCCCGTCTGGCCGCTCGGCTGACCGGTTGGCGGATCGACATCCGACCGGACACGGACGGTGCGACCGAGGGTGCGGACGGGGAATCCACCGCGGTCTAG
- a CDS encoding YlxR family protein: MSGRTRVRACPERTCVGCRKRAAKHELLRVTAVEGVCVPDPRATLPGRGAYLHLDLACLDLAVRRRALPRAFKAHGALDTDPLREHVAARADSTPAS; the protein is encoded by the coding sequence ATGTCCGGCCGGACGCGTGTCCGCGCATGCCCTGAACGCACTTGCGTGGGCTGCCGCAAGCGAGCGGCCAAGCACGAGCTGTTGCGTGTCACGGCGGTCGAGGGCGTCTGCGTCCCCGATCCCCGGGCCACGTTGCCCGGTCGGGGCGCGTACCTGCACCTCGACCTGGCCTGCCTCGACCTGGCAGTCCGTCGCCGGGCGCTGCCGAGGGCCTTCAAGGCCCACGGTGCGCTTGACACGGATCCGCTGCGTGAGCACGTCGCGGCCAGGGCAGACAGTACCCCGGCGTCCTGA
- the infB gene encoding translation initiation factor IF-2: MAKVRVYELAKELGLESKAVMAKLTELGEFVRSASSTIEAPVVRKLTDALGATPPSGGGSAAKPGPRKPAAPTPAGGAGAAAPKPGAPTPTPGPRPAATPGPRPTPAAAPAAAPAPAASGPRPGAPAPGPRPARPAAPAAPAAEFSSPAPAGEAPARPAPAPRPSGSAAGGARPGPRQPGPRPGNNPFTSGSATGMARPGDRRPAAPGERPRPGGDRPRPAGAPGAGAPRPGGPGERPRPGGQGERPRPGGDRPRPGGPGAGAPRPGGPGAGAPRSDMPRPAGPRPGAPSPSGMPRPNPGMMPQRPGPGAGPRPGPGGRGPGGPGGRPGGPGAGGGARPGFAGRPAGPGSRPAGGGGFGGPRPGGGAGGGGGFGGPRPGGFGGRPGGPGARGGTQGAFGRGPGGRPARGRKSKRAKRQEYEAMQAPSVGGVMLPRGNGQTVRLSRGASLMDFAEKINANPAALVSVMFNLGEMVTATQSVADATLELLAGEMGFVLEIVSRDDEDRELLESFDIDFGADEGGEEELLPRPPVVTVMGHVDHGKTRLLDAIRKSNVVAGEAGGITQHIGAYQVAAEVNGEERRITFLDTPGHEAFSAMRARGAKSTDIAILVVAANDGVMPQTVEALNHAKAAGVPIVVAVNKIDVEGADPVKVRGQLTEFGLVAEEYGGDTMFVDISARQGLHIDQLLEAVVLTADASLDLRANPEQDAQGIAIEAHLDKGRGAMATVLVQRGTLRVGDSIAVGDAHGRVRAMLDENGKNVEEAGPSRPVLLLGLTSVPRAGDSFIVVDDDRTARQIAEKRSARDRNAMFAKRPMRISLENLDQAIAAGGIQQLNLIIKGDVSGSVEALEDALVKLDVGEEVELRILHRGVGAITESDVDLAMGSEAIIIGFNVRAEGRARTAAEREGVDVRYYSVIYQAIEEIEAALKGLLKPEYEEVRLGSAEIREVFRSSKFGNIAGVLVREGLLRRNAKARLIRDGKVVADNLTIEGLRRFKDDATEVREGFEAGVTLGSYNDIKVDDVIETFEMREKPRV, encoded by the coding sequence GTGGCTAAGGTCCGGGTTTACGAACTCGCCAAGGAACTCGGCTTGGAGAGCAAGGCCGTCATGGCCAAGCTGACCGAGCTGGGTGAGTTCGTCCGTTCGGCGTCCTCGACGATCGAGGCGCCGGTCGTGCGCAAGTTGACTGACGCTTTGGGAGCTACCCCGCCGTCCGGCGGTGGCTCGGCTGCCAAGCCTGGCCCGCGGAAGCCCGCGGCGCCCACGCCCGCCGGCGGTGCCGGCGCGGCGGCCCCCAAGCCGGGGGCACCCACCCCGACCCCTGGTCCGCGGCCCGCCGCGACCCCGGGTCCCCGTCCGACTCCGGCCGCGGCTCCCGCTGCGGCTCCGGCTCCGGCCGCCTCCGGCCCGCGCCCGGGTGCTCCGGCCCCGGGTCCGCGCCCGGCGCGTCCGGCGGCCCCGGCTGCCCCGGCGGCCGAGTTCTCCTCTCCGGCGCCCGCCGGCGAGGCCCCCGCGCGTCCGGCTCCGGCGCCGCGCCCGTCCGGCTCCGCGGCCGGCGGCGCCCGCCCGGGTCCGCGCCAGCCCGGCCCGCGTCCGGGCAACAACCCCTTCACCTCCGGCAGCGCCACCGGCATGGCCCGCCCCGGCGACCGCCGTCCGGCCGCGCCGGGTGAGCGTCCCCGTCCGGGTGGCGACCGTCCGCGTCCGGCGGGTGCGCCGGGTGCCGGTGCGCCGCGTCCGGGTGGCCCGGGTGAGCGTCCCCGTCCGGGCGGCCAGGGTGAGCGTCCCCGTCCGGGTGGCGACCGTCCGCGTCCGGGTGGTCCCGGTGCCGGTGCGCCGCGTCCGGGTGGCCCGGGTGCCGGTGCCCCGCGTTCCGACATGCCGCGTCCGGCCGGCCCGCGTCCGGGTGCGCCCAGCCCGTCCGGCATGCCGCGCCCGAACCCGGGCATGATGCCGCAGCGTCCCGGCCCGGGTGCCGGTCCGCGTCCGGGCCCCGGTGGCCGTGGTCCGGGTGGCCCCGGCGGCCGTCCGGGCGGTCCGGGTGCCGGTGGCGGCGCCCGTCCCGGCTTCGCCGGTCGTCCGGCCGGTCCGGGCTCGCGTCCGGCCGGTGGCGGCGGCTTCGGCGGCCCCCGTCCGGGTGGCGGTGCCGGTGGCGGCGGCGGCTTCGGCGGCCCGCGTCCCGGTGGCTTCGGCGGTCGTCCCGGCGGCCCGGGTGCCCGTGGTGGCACGCAGGGTGCCTTCGGTCGTGGCCCGGGCGGTCGCCCGGCGCGCGGTCGCAAGTCGAAGCGGGCGAAGCGCCAGGAGTACGAGGCCATGCAGGCCCCGTCCGTCGGCGGTGTGATGCTGCCGCGCGGCAACGGCCAGACGGTCCGGCTGTCGCGTGGTGCCTCGCTGATGGACTTCGCGGAGAAGATCAACGCCAACCCGGCCGCGCTCGTCTCGGTGATGTTCAACCTCGGTGAGATGGTCACCGCGACCCAGTCGGTCGCCGACGCGACCCTGGAGCTGCTGGCCGGCGAGATGGGCTTCGTGCTCGAGATCGTCAGCCGCGACGACGAGGACCGCGAGCTGCTGGAGTCGTTCGACATCGACTTCGGCGCCGACGAGGGCGGCGAGGAAGAGCTGCTGCCGCGTCCGCCGGTGGTGACCGTCATGGGTCACGTCGACCACGGCAAGACCCGCCTGCTGGACGCCATCCGCAAGTCCAACGTGGTGGCCGGCGAGGCCGGTGGCATCACCCAGCACATCGGTGCCTACCAGGTCGCCGCGGAGGTCAACGGCGAAGAGCGCCGGATCACCTTCCTGGACACCCCGGGTCACGAGGCGTTCTCCGCCATGCGTGCCCGTGGTGCCAAGTCCACCGACATCGCGATCCTGGTGGTCGCGGCCAACGACGGTGTCATGCCGCAGACGGTCGAGGCGCTCAACCACGCCAAGGCCGCGGGTGTGCCGATCGTGGTCGCCGTCAACAAGATCGACGTCGAGGGCGCCGACCCGGTCAAGGTCCGCGGTCAGCTGACCGAGTTCGGCCTGGTGGCCGAGGAGTACGGCGGCGACACCATGTTCGTCGACATCTCCGCCCGCCAGGGCCTGCACATCGACCAGCTGCTGGAGGCCGTGGTCCTGACCGCGGACGCCTCGCTGGACCTGCGGGCCAACCCCGAGCAGGACGCGCAGGGTATCGCCATCGAGGCCCACCTCGACAAGGGCCGCGGCGCCATGGCGACCGTGCTGGTCCAGCGCGGTACCCTCCGCGTCGGTGACTCGATCGCGGTCGGCGACGCGCACGGCCGCGTCCGCGCCATGCTCGACGAGAACGGCAAGAACGTCGAGGAGGCCGGTCCGTCCCGTCCGGTCCTGCTGCTCGGTCTGACCTCGGTGCCGCGCGCCGGCGACAGCTTCATCGTCGTCGACGACGACCGCACCGCGCGCCAGATCGCCGAGAAGCGCTCGGCCCGCGACCGCAACGCCATGTTCGCCAAGCGTCCGATGCGGATCTCCCTGGAGAACCTGGACCAGGCGATCGCGGCCGGCGGTATCCAGCAGCTCAACCTGATCATCAAGGGTGACGTCTCCGGTTCGGTCGAGGCCCTTGAGGACGCCCTGGTCAAGCTGGACGTGGGCGAGGAGGTCGAGCTCCGGATCCTGCACCGCGGTGTGGGTGCCATCACCGAGTCCGACGTGGACCTGGCGATGGGCTCGGAAGCGATCATCATCGGCTTCAACGTCCGCGCCGAGGGCCGTGCCCGCACGGCCGCCGAGCGCGAGGGCGTCGACGTCCGGTACTACTCGGTCATCTACCAGGCGATCGAGGAGATCGAGGCCGCGCTCAAGGGCCTGCTCAAGCCGGAGTACGAGGAGGTGCGCCTCGGCTCCGCGGAGATCCGCGAGGTGTTCCGCAGCTCCAAGTTCGGCAACATCGCCGGTGTCCTGGTCCGCGAGGGCCTGCTGCGCCGCAACGCCAAGGCCCGCCTCATCCGCGACGGCAAGGTGGTCGCCGACAACCTCACCATCGAGGGTCTGCGCCGCTTCAAGGACGACGCGACCGAGGTCCGCGAGGGCTTCGAGGCCGGTGTCACCCTGGGGTCGTACAACGACATCAAGGTGGACGACGTCATCGAGACCTTCGAGATGCGCGAGAAGCCGCGCGTGTAA
- a CDS encoding DUF503 domain-containing protein, translated as MFVGTLTFDLLLGDVHSLKEKRSIVRPIVAELQRKYSVCAAEVGNQDLHRRAEIGLAVVSGEHRFVTEILDSCERLVACRPEVQLLSARRRYYGDDDE; from the coding sequence ATGTTCGTGGGAACACTCACCTTCGACCTGCTGCTGGGCGATGTGCATTCGCTCAAGGAGAAGCGTTCGATCGTGCGGCCCATCGTGGCCGAACTGCAGCGCAAGTACAGCGTGTGCGCTGCCGAAGTCGGGAACCAGGATCTGCACCGGCGGGCCGAGATCGGCCTGGCGGTGGTCTCGGGCGAGCACCGGTTCGTCACCGAGATCCTGGACAGCTGTGAGCGGCTGGTCGCCTGCCGCCCCGAGGTGCAGTTGCTCTCCGCCAGGAGGCGCTACTACGGCGATGACGATGAATGA
- the rbfA gene encoding 30S ribosome-binding factor RbfA, producing the protein MTDTARARKLADRIQVVVAQTLERRIKDPRLGFVTITDTRVTGDLREATVFYTVYGDDTEREATAAALESAKGVLRSEVGKQTGVRFTPSLTFVADALPDNARNIDDLLHKVRESDAAVRTAAAGAQYAGEADPYKVPASERDADEDE; encoded by the coding sequence GTGACCGACACCGCAAGGGCGCGCAAGCTCGCCGACCGCATCCAGGTGGTCGTCGCCCAGACCCTGGAGCGGCGGATCAAGGATCCGCGGCTGGGCTTCGTGACCATCACCGACACCCGCGTCACCGGCGACCTGCGGGAGGCCACGGTCTTCTACACGGTCTACGGGGACGACACCGAGCGGGAGGCCACCGCGGCCGCGCTGGAGAGCGCCAAGGGTGTGCTCCGCTCCGAGGTCGGCAAGCAGACCGGGGTGCGCTTCACCCCGTCGCTGACCTTCGTCGCGGACGCGCTGCCGGACAACGCGCGGAACATCGACGACCTGCTCCACAAGGTCCGGGAGTCCGACGCGGCGGTGCGCACTGCTGCCGCCGGGGCCCAGTACGCCGGCGAAGCCGACCCGTACAAGGTGCCCGCCAGCGAGCGCGACGCGGACGAGGACGAGTAG
- a CDS encoding DHH family phosphoesterase, protein MAAEPAAAGSTRASVTSVTDALAVLPGQREPAPGGGGPDGFELEWQRILAAIDQALTIDLICHIAPDGDALGSSLAAGLALRSLGHGVRVSFGDDPQVIPESLAFLPGQELIVPAAAVPDRPELVLCFDVASEGRLGLLHDKAFAARALVVFDHHASNPGFGTHRVIDPTAPATAVLVDELLRRLRVPLDQQLATCLYTGIATDTGSFKYAATTPATHELAGRLLATGIRHDLISRRLWDTASFGYLKVLAAALDRAVFEPDAAGGHGLVWTWVPYQDLALFGVTVEEIEGLIDILRKPAEAEVALVLKQDPDGTLRGSCRSKGAVDVAAACTALGGGGHTFAAGFSVRAAVPETVARFKAAL, encoded by the coding sequence ATGGCCGCTGAGCCGGCGGCGGCCGGTTCGACGAGGGCGTCCGTCACTTCGGTGACGGACGCCCTCGCGGTGCTTCCGGGGCAGCGCGAGCCGGCGCCGGGAGGTGGCGGACCGGACGGCTTCGAGCTGGAGTGGCAGCGGATCCTGGCGGCCATCGACCAGGCCCTGACCATCGACCTGATCTGCCACATCGCCCCCGACGGCGACGCGCTCGGCTCGTCGCTGGCGGCGGGCCTGGCGCTGCGCTCCCTCGGGCACGGGGTGCGGGTCTCGTTCGGCGACGACCCGCAGGTGATCCCGGAGTCGCTGGCGTTCCTGCCCGGCCAGGAGCTGATCGTGCCGGCCGCCGCCGTGCCGGACCGGCCCGAGCTGGTGCTGTGCTTCGACGTCGCCTCCGAGGGGCGGCTCGGGCTGCTGCACGACAAGGCCTTCGCGGCCCGGGCCCTGGTGGTCTTCGACCACCACGCCTCCAATCCGGGCTTCGGCACCCACCGGGTCATCGACCCGACGGCGCCGGCCACCGCGGTGCTGGTGGACGAGCTGCTGCGGCGGCTGCGGGTGCCGCTCGACCAGCAGCTGGCCACCTGCCTCTACACCGGCATCGCCACCGACACCGGCTCCTTCAAGTACGCCGCCACCACCCCGGCCACCCATGAGCTGGCCGGCCGGCTGCTGGCCACCGGGATCCGGCACGACCTGATCTCCCGCCGGCTCTGGGACACCGCCTCGTTCGGCTACCTCAAGGTGCTGGCCGCGGCGCTGGACCGGGCCGTCTTCGAGCCCGACGCCGCCGGCGGGCACGGCCTGGTGTGGACCTGGGTGCCGTACCAGGACCTGGCGCTGTTCGGCGTCACGGTGGAGGAGATCGAGGGCCTGATCGACATCCTGCGCAAGCCGGCCGAGGCTGAGGTGGCGCTGGTGCTCAAGCAGGACCCGGACGGCACGCTGCGCGGCTCCTGCCGCTCCAAGGGCGCGGTGGACGTGGCCGCGGCCTGCACCGCGCTGGGCGGCGGCGGGCACACCTTCGCGGCCGGGTTCTCGGTCCGCGCTGCCGTGCCGGAGACGGTGGCACGGTTCAAGGCCGCTCTCTGA
- the truB gene encoding tRNA pseudouridine(55) synthase TruB — protein sequence MKRKGTGPDGLVIVDKPEGITSHGVVARIRRLAGTRKVGHAGTLDPMATGVLVIGVERATRLLGHLMLTDKTYEATIRLGQTTITDDREGEVTASVPVIGVGRAAIDAEIAKLTGRIMQVPSKVSAIKIDGKRSYHRVREGEDFELPARPTTVHSFTVHELRETVAEDGTAVLDLDVTVDCSSGTYIRALARDLGAALGVGGHLTALRRTKVGPYDVASAQTLEQLEEQFSVLPIGAAAAAAFPRWDIGEEDARRLSTGARLKSAGLDTGGPIAVFGPDETFLALVEEQGGQAKPVAVFVG from the coding sequence ATGAAGCGCAAAGGCACCGGGCCCGACGGCCTGGTCATTGTGGACAAGCCCGAAGGCATCACCTCGCACGGCGTGGTGGCCAGGATCCGGCGGCTGGCCGGGACCAGGAAGGTCGGCCACGCCGGCACCCTGGACCCGATGGCCACCGGCGTGCTGGTGATCGGGGTCGAGCGGGCCACCCGGCTGCTCGGCCACCTGATGCTCACCGACAAGACGTACGAGGCGACCATCCGGCTCGGCCAGACCACGATCACCGACGACCGGGAGGGCGAGGTCACCGCCTCCGTCCCGGTCATCGGGGTGGGCCGGGCGGCGATCGACGCCGAGATCGCCAAGCTGACCGGCCGGATCATGCAGGTGCCGTCCAAGGTCAGCGCGATCAAGATCGACGGCAAGCGCTCGTACCACCGGGTCCGCGAGGGCGAGGACTTCGAGCTGCCGGCCAGGCCCACCACGGTGCACTCCTTCACGGTGCACGAGCTGCGCGAGACGGTGGCCGAGGACGGCACCGCGGTGCTCGACCTGGACGTCACCGTGGACTGCTCCTCCGGCACCTACATCCGCGCGCTCGCCCGCGACCTGGGCGCGGCCCTCGGCGTCGGCGGCCACCTGACAGCGCTGCGGCGCACCAAGGTCGGCCCGTACGACGTGGCGTCCGCGCAGACCCTGGAGCAGTTGGAGGAGCAGTTCTCGGTGCTGCCGATCGGCGCCGCCGCGGCCGCCGCCTTCCCGCGCTGGGACATCGGCGAGGAGGACGCCCGGCGGCTCTCCACCGGAGCCCGGCTCAAGTCCGCCGGGCTGGACACGGGCGGGCCGATCGCCGTGTTCGGACCGGACGAGACCTTCCTGGCGCTGGTCGAGGAGCAGGGCGGCCAGGCCAAGCCGGTGGCGGTCTTCGTGGGCTGA